A single region of the Streptomyces sp. ITFR-16 genome encodes:
- the lnt gene encoding apolipoprotein N-acyltransferase — MRTGAELRERGGRILGSPLGRGVAALTAGALPALAFPAPSLWWFAYVALVPLMLLIRSAGTGRRAALDAWLGGTGYMLAVHHWLMPSLHVFIVVLAALLGLLWAPWGLLVARLLRGQVSGAAAAAAMVVVPCGWLMIELVRSWEGLGGPWGLLGASQWQVTPALRLASVGGVWLVSLMVVAVNTALTLLLVASAARTAATVSLVVGALALGSVWVWAPQPERSGTARIAVVQPGVVEGPGSVQRRLARSEELTRSLAGRDLDLVVWGESSLGVDPVRRPDVAARIAALSRLVGADVLVNADARQTDGSGRTGIFKRAVLVGPQGLTGDRYDKMRLVPFGEYIPARSALGWATSMGKAAGEDRLRGTRQVTMRLPGADGLRVGPLVCFESAFPDMSRQLTRDGAQLLIAQSSTASFQHGWAPGQHASLGALRAAENGRPMVHATLTGVSAVYGPHGESAGPRIGTDTSGAAVFDVPLARGTTLYVRLGDWPLYGALGVLAAFCAAEAVRSLRRRAAQPAGAVAAVVPAGEAEAVGEALRRSGQVR, encoded by the coding sequence ATGCGGACCGGGGCAGAGCTGCGCGAGCGGGGCGGACGGATACTCGGCTCGCCCCTGGGGCGCGGCGTCGCCGCACTGACGGCGGGCGCGCTGCCGGCGCTCGCCTTTCCCGCCCCCTCGCTGTGGTGGTTCGCCTACGTCGCCCTGGTCCCCCTGATGCTGCTGATCCGGTCCGCCGGTACGGGGCGCAGGGCGGCGCTCGACGCCTGGCTCGGCGGGACCGGCTACATGCTGGCCGTGCACCACTGGCTGATGCCGAGCCTGCATGTGTTCATCGTGGTCCTGGCTGCCCTGCTCGGGCTGCTGTGGGCGCCGTGGGGTCTGCTGGTGGCGCGGCTGCTCCGGGGGCAGGTGTCCGGCGCGGCGGCGGCCGCCGCCATGGTGGTGGTCCCGTGCGGCTGGCTGATGATCGAGCTGGTCCGCTCCTGGGAGGGGCTCGGCGGGCCCTGGGGGCTGCTCGGGGCGAGCCAGTGGCAGGTGACGCCCGCGCTGCGGCTGGCCTCGGTGGGCGGGGTGTGGCTGGTGAGCCTGATGGTGGTGGCGGTGAACACCGCGCTCACCCTGCTGCTCGTGGCCTCCGCAGCCCGTACGGCGGCCACCGTCTCGCTCGTGGTGGGGGCGCTGGCACTGGGTTCGGTGTGGGTGTGGGCGCCGCAACCCGAGCGGTCGGGAACGGCCCGGATCGCCGTCGTGCAGCCCGGTGTGGTCGAGGGGCCGGGCAGCGTGCAGCGGCGGCTCGCCCGCAGCGAGGAGCTGACGCGCTCGCTGGCGGGGCGGGACCTCGACCTGGTGGTGTGGGGCGAGAGCAGCCTCGGCGTCGACCCGGTCCGGCGGCCCGATGTCGCCGCCCGGATCGCGGCGCTGTCGCGGCTGGTGGGCGCGGATGTGCTGGTGAACGCGGACGCCCGGCAGACGGACGGCTCGGGCCGGACCGGCATCTTCAAGCGGGCCGTGCTGGTCGGACCGCAGGGGCTGACCGGGGACCGCTACGACAAGATGCGGCTCGTCCCCTTCGGCGAGTACATCCCGGCCCGCTCGGCGCTCGGCTGGGCCACCTCGATGGGGAAGGCGGCCGGTGAGGACCGGCTGCGCGGCACCCGCCAGGTGACGATGAGGCTGCCGGGCGCGGACGGCCTGCGCGTCGGCCCGCTGGTCTGCTTCGAGTCGGCGTTCCCCGACATGAGCCGGCAGCTCACCCGGGACGGTGCGCAGCTGCTGATCGCCCAGTCCTCCACCGCGTCGTTCCAGCACGGCTGGGCCCCCGGCCAGCACGCCTCGCTCGGAGCGCTGCGGGCCGCCGAGAACGGCCGCCCGATGGTGCACGCCACGCTGACGGGCGTCAGCGCGGTGTACGGCCCGCACGGCGAGTCCGCCGGGCCCCGGATCGGTACGGACACGAGCGGCGCGGCCGTCTTCGACGTTCCGCTGGCCCGTGGCACGACGCTGTACGTCCGGCTGGGCGACTGGCCGCTGTACGGGGCGCTGGGCGTGCTGGCGGCGTTCTGCGCCGCCGAGGCGGTGCGTTCCCTGCGCAGGCGGGCCGCACAGCCGGCGGGGGCGGTCGCGGCGGTGGTCCCGGCCGGGGAAGCGGAGGCGGTGGGCGAGGCCCTCAGGCGGTCCGGCCAGGTCCGTTGA
- a CDS encoding nuclear transport factor 2 family protein yields MTQRVDLSTVMDRLAIDAVITGYAVAVDDGAWEDYLALFTPEGRADYRTAGGVEGPAAEVADWLERTLRLFPVRQHLIVNRRLDLQDLGGYPGDRAQVRADYLNPMRLERRPQDGAGADGSTAPDFVAGGRYAFELLRTDAGWRVQQVTVQEKWRSLTGGLATG; encoded by the coding sequence ATGACGCAGCGTGTGGATCTCTCGACCGTGATGGACCGGCTCGCCATCGATGCAGTGATCACCGGCTACGCCGTGGCGGTGGACGACGGCGCGTGGGAGGACTACCTGGCCCTGTTCACCCCGGAGGGCCGCGCCGACTACCGCACGGCGGGCGGCGTCGAGGGGCCCGCTGCCGAGGTCGCCGACTGGCTGGAGCGGACCCTCCGGCTCTTTCCCGTACGCCAGCACCTGATCGTGAACCGCCGGCTGGACCTCCAGGACCTCGGCGGCTACCCGGGCGACCGGGCCCAGGTGCGGGCCGACTACCTCAACCCGATGCGGCTGGAGAGGCGGCCGCAGGACGGCGCCGGGGCGGACGGCTCGACCGCCCCCGATTTCGTCGCGGGCGGGCGCTACGCCTTCGAGCTGCTGCGCACCGACGCCGGCTGGCGCGTCCAGCAGGTCACGGTGCAGGAGAAGTGGCGCAGCCTCACAGGCGGTCTCGCCACCGGCTGA
- a CDS encoding universal stress protein: MSTTELPVVAAVDGSSHSGDALEWAAREAVRRALPLMITHVRLLTRRTGQEAQQREAQELLARSVRRVDEIAPGLRPTTLAPLDFPSAALVSLSRDASLVVVGSRGLGGFRSLMLGSNSLATASMAKCPVVVVHGGQRDEDPEEAAADAFLDVVAGVAADESSEGVLEFAFETAAARPGARLRIVHGWTMFSSMLSGGPVFDREAAAGAAERSLAELTAGWRARYPQVEVMKEPVNGSAARTLVTASATAALTVIGRRKGGESLGLGLSPVAQTTLTHALGPVAVVPC; encoded by the coding sequence ATGAGCACCACCGAGCTTCCCGTCGTCGCCGCGGTCGACGGGTCATCGCACAGCGGCGACGCGCTGGAGTGGGCGGCCCGGGAAGCGGTCCGGCGGGCCCTTCCGCTGATGATCACGCACGTCCGGCTGCTCACCCGGCGCACCGGGCAGGAGGCCCAGCAGCGCGAGGCCCAGGAGCTGCTGGCCCGGTCCGTGCGACGGGTGGACGAGATCGCACCCGGACTGCGCCCCACCACCCTCGCACCGCTCGACTTCCCGTCGGCGGCGCTGGTCTCGCTGAGCCGTGACGCGTCGCTGGTGGTGGTCGGCTCGCGGGGCCTGGGCGGCTTCCGTTCGCTGATGCTGGGGTCCAACAGCCTGGCGACGGCGTCGATGGCGAAGTGTCCCGTGGTCGTCGTCCACGGCGGGCAGCGCGACGAGGACCCCGAGGAGGCCGCTGCGGACGCCTTCCTCGACGTCGTCGCCGGGGTGGCCGCCGACGAGAGCAGTGAAGGGGTGCTGGAGTTCGCGTTCGAGACGGCGGCGGCGCGCCCCGGGGCACGGCTGCGGATCGTGCACGGCTGGACGATGTTCTCGTCGATGCTGTCCGGCGGTCCGGTCTTCGACCGGGAGGCGGCGGCCGGCGCGGCCGAACGCTCCCTGGCCGAGCTGACGGCGGGCTGGCGTGCCAGGTATCCGCAGGTGGAGGTCATGAAGGAGCCTGTCAACGGCTCTGCGGCGCGCACCCTGGTCACGGCGTCGGCGACCGCCGCCCTGACCGTGATCGGACGGCGCAAGGGCGGCGAGTCCCTCGGGCTGGGCCTCTCACCGGTGGCGCAGACGACCCTCACACATGCCCTGGGCCCGGTGGCGGTCGTCCCCTGCTGA
- a CDS encoding alpha/beta hydrolase encodes MKEIELSAGTLEYEDTGGEGPVLVLLHGLMMDGSLWDEVVAALSPGHRCLVPTLPLGAHRRPMRADADLSLSAAARLVGEFLDRLDLSDVTLVGNDTGGALVQLVAADGAARVGRIVLASCEAFDNYPARVTGTTLALAGRLPPALFGLFMQQMRLRPARRLPVAFGLLTARGDAATRRWMDPVLTDPGIRRDTVRTLRAARSDADRLAAAAGSLRDFDRPALVVWAAGDRVMPPEHGRRLAALLPQGRLTEISASRTLIPLDRPEELARAVREFVPARR; translated from the coding sequence ATGAAGGAGATCGAGCTCTCCGCCGGGACCCTGGAGTACGAGGACACCGGTGGCGAGGGCCCCGTGCTCGTCCTGCTGCACGGGCTGATGATGGACGGCTCGCTGTGGGACGAGGTGGTCGCCGCTCTGTCCCCCGGCCACCGCTGCCTCGTCCCGACCTTGCCGCTGGGCGCGCACCGCAGACCGATGCGGGCCGACGCCGATCTCTCCCTGTCCGCTGCGGCCCGGCTGGTGGGCGAATTCCTCGACCGCCTCGACCTGAGTGACGTCACGCTCGTGGGCAACGACACCGGCGGCGCACTGGTCCAGCTGGTCGCGGCCGACGGGGCAGCACGGGTGGGCCGGATCGTGCTCGCTTCCTGCGAGGCGTTCGACAACTACCCGGCGCGGGTGACGGGTACGACCCTCGCGCTCGCGGGCCGGCTCCCGCCCGCGCTGTTCGGCCTGTTCATGCAGCAGATGCGGCTGCGCCCGGCGCGCCGCCTCCCGGTCGCGTTCGGCCTGCTGACCGCGCGCGGCGACGCGGCCACCCGCCGCTGGATGGACCCCGTCCTCACCGACCCCGGCATCCGCCGCGACACCGTACGGACCCTGCGCGCGGCCCGGTCCGACGCGGACAGACTGGCGGCAGCGGCCGGGTCCCTGCGGGACTTCGACCGCCCCGCACTCGTCGTCTGGGCGGCCGGTGACCGGGTGATGCCGCCCGAGCACGGCCGACGCCTCGCCGCGCTGCTCCCGCAGGGACGGCTGACCGAGATCTCCGCCAGTCGCACGCTGATCCCGCTGGACCGGCCCGAGGAGCTGGCCCGGGCCGTCCGGGAGTTCGTACCGGCCCGCCGCTGA
- a CDS encoding TetR/AcrR family transcriptional regulator — protein MDNSADENAAARIGYRRSAGSPRGEARRRELLERVTEDLAANGLVDFSLRRAARAAGATHKVLLYHFEGADDLLVQAVVRLRERRIRAALAAATEGPVRRSLGDWVRAIWPVLVGEEARVLDQAIGLAMYDSDRYAALGREASQQYLPTLLSVCPAHWSDRRKLEVAEMVLATLRGFLVDARTSGDTEGVAAGFDALVRALEREEAADA, from the coding sequence ATGGACAACTCTGCCGACGAGAACGCAGCGGCCCGTATCGGCTACCGGCGATCGGCCGGATCGCCGCGCGGTGAGGCCCGGCGCCGGGAACTGCTGGAACGGGTCACCGAGGACCTGGCGGCCAACGGGCTCGTGGACTTCTCGCTGCGCCGGGCCGCACGGGCCGCCGGTGCCACCCACAAGGTGCTGCTCTACCACTTCGAGGGGGCCGACGACCTGCTCGTCCAGGCCGTGGTCCGGCTGCGCGAGCGGCGCATCCGGGCTGCGCTGGCCGCCGCGACCGAGGGACCGGTCCGCCGCTCGCTGGGGGACTGGGTCCGCGCGATCTGGCCCGTCCTGGTCGGCGAGGAGGCGCGGGTGCTGGACCAGGCCATCGGCCTCGCGATGTACGACTCCGACCGCTACGCCGCGCTCGGCCGCGAGGCGTCCCAGCAGTATCTGCCGACCCTGCTGTCCGTCTGCCCCGCTCACTGGAGCGACCGCCGCAAGCTGGAGGTCGCCGAGATGGTGCTCGCCACACTGCGCGGCTTCCTGGTCGACGCCCGTACCAGTGGCGACACCGAGGGCGTGGCCGCCGGATTCGACGCACTGGTCCGCGCGCTGGAACGGGAGGAGGCGGCCGACGCGTAG
- a CDS encoding undecaprenyl-diphosphate phosphatase codes for MSWFESFVLGLVQGLTEFLPISSSAHLRLTAAFAGWHDPGAAFTAITQIGTEAAVLIYFRKDIVRIVSAWFRSLTNRSMRSDHDAQMGWLVIVGSIPIGVLGVTFKDQIEGPFRDLRLIATTLIVMGIVLGIADRLAARDETGGKHRAIKERKSLKELGVKDGLIFGFCQAMALIPGVSRSGATISGGLLMGYTREAAARYSFLLAVPAVLASGVFELKDAGEGHVSWPPTIFATFIAFGVGYAVIAWFMKFITTKSFMPFVIYRVLLGIALFALVAAGVLSPHAGESAG; via the coding sequence ATGAGCTGGTTCGAATCGTTCGTCCTCGGCCTCGTTCAAGGACTGACCGAGTTCCTGCCGATCTCCTCCAGCGCGCATCTGCGGCTCACCGCGGCATTCGCCGGCTGGCACGATCCGGGCGCGGCGTTCACCGCGATCACCCAGATCGGCACGGAGGCCGCAGTCCTCATCTACTTCCGCAAGGACATCGTCCGGATCGTCTCGGCGTGGTTCAGGTCGCTGACGAACCGTTCGATGCGGAGCGACCACGACGCCCAGATGGGGTGGCTGGTCATCGTCGGCTCCATCCCGATCGGCGTGCTCGGCGTGACGTTCAAGGACCAGATCGAGGGCCCGTTCCGCGACCTGCGGCTGATCGCCACCACCCTGATCGTGATGGGCATCGTCCTCGGGATCGCGGACCGGCTGGCCGCCCGTGACGAGACCGGCGGCAAGCACCGGGCCATCAAGGAGCGCAAGTCCCTCAAGGAACTGGGCGTCAAGGACGGCCTGATCTTCGGGTTCTGCCAGGCGATGGCCCTGATCCCCGGCGTCTCGCGCTCCGGCGCCACCATCAGCGGTGGTCTGCTCATGGGCTACACCCGCGAGGCCGCGGCGCGTTACTCCTTCCTCCTCGCCGTCCCCGCCGTCCTCGCCTCGGGCGTCTTCGAGCTGAAGGATGCGGGCGAAGGCCATGTCTCCTGGCCGCCCACGATCTTCGCGACCTTCATCGCGTTCGGCGTGGGGTACGCGGTCATCGCCTGGTTCATGAAGTTCATCACGACGAAGAGCTTCATGCCGTTCGTCATCTACCGGGTGCTGCTCGGCATCGCCCTGTTCGCCCTCGTGGCGGCCGGCGTCCTGAGCCCGCACGCGGGTGAGTCGGCGGGCTGA
- a CDS encoding alpha/beta hydrolase: MDTSVKREKVRFTVGGTHCAAWHYPGTNGGCVIMAAGGGVTKEPGTDPFAARFHAAGFTVLAFDYRCLGESGGGPRQTVRIKDQLEDWQAAIAFAASLPETDPARIAVWGFSLSGGHVLRVAARNPRLAAAVAQTANTDGPTASRSASRFQKPVATLRLTGRILLDALGGLLGRRPLLVPLAGEPGTVAMLTTPDGVQGDRALNPGNRYPEWQQEIAARSIPGIALYRPGRDTPRVRPPLLVLVCDQDRSVLAEPAVRAAGRAPRGELVRLPGGHYAPFMEQHEQAVEAELSFLRRHLLAPADDRAETPRAARS, from the coding sequence ATGGACACGTCCGTCAAGCGCGAGAAGGTCCGCTTCACCGTCGGGGGCACGCACTGCGCCGCCTGGCACTACCCGGGGACGAACGGCGGCTGCGTGATCATGGCCGCCGGCGGTGGCGTGACGAAGGAGCCGGGCACCGACCCGTTCGCCGCCCGGTTCCACGCCGCCGGGTTCACCGTCCTCGCCTTCGACTACCGGTGTCTCGGGGAGAGCGGCGGCGGCCCCCGCCAGACCGTGCGGATCAAGGACCAGCTGGAGGACTGGCAGGCGGCGATCGCCTTCGCCGCGTCCCTCCCGGAGACCGACCCGGCGCGGATCGCCGTCTGGGGCTTCTCCCTCTCCGGCGGGCACGTCCTGCGCGTCGCGGCCCGCAATCCCCGGCTGGCCGCAGCGGTCGCCCAGACGGCCAACACCGACGGGCCCACCGCCTCACGCAGCGCGTCCCGCTTTCAGAAGCCCGTGGCGACGCTCCGGCTCACCGGCAGAATCCTCCTGGACGCGCTCGGCGGGCTGCTCGGCCGGCGCCCCCTGCTCGTGCCGCTCGCCGGCGAGCCGGGCACCGTCGCGATGCTCACCACGCCGGACGGCGTTCAGGGCGACCGCGCCCTCAACCCGGGCAACAGGTACCCGGAATGGCAGCAGGAGATCGCCGCCCGCTCGATCCCGGGCATCGCCCTCTACCGGCCGGGCCGCGACACCCCGCGGGTGCGGCCCCCACTGCTGGTGCTGGTGTGCGACCAGGACCGCTCGGTGCTCGCCGAGCCGGCCGTGCGCGCGGCCGGGCGGGCGCCCAGAGGTGAGCTGGTCCGGCTGCCCGGCGGCCACTACGCCCCCTTCATGGAGCAGCACGAGCAGGCCGTCGAGGCCGAGCTGTCGTTCCTGCGCCGCCATTTGCTCGCCCCGGCGGACGACCGCGCCGAGACGCCCCGGGCCGCACGGTCATGA